In Silene latifolia isolate original U9 population chromosome X, ASM4854445v1, whole genome shotgun sequence, the following proteins share a genomic window:
- the LOC141618105 gene encoding uncharacterized protein LOC141618105 encodes MSLLTTSGTKTTWSYQLQFNFKYKKSPLLLLRARTLSFDDRCRRCKRLSVHCLSQDEVKSSNQEDKDKNGVGDSKNDSSWVNLGNVDADWFGDSGDSQKKQGIGGIVGVGLASVFLVASITAAALSIGKRSSSRPRQTMEPLTEQQEQLVTSGEEVLSKEESTIDVKYNAQDEGDTNLETNEFESAGLEKSTLVSDDASIGEQMQSDLNNLNTVSNPPESPLPDVSYESNTVENLDIGPDVTDFKSLRTNEEQGTVELSSSTTLHAEADDFDSSNATKVDSTPVEELLPVENTLVSEPLVFADSGENHVSETVAFVPQTSVDNQDGGGEVIGNETVNESQSLQDTFTSRGIPAPSLLSAALQVPPGKVLVPAVTDQSQAQALAALQVLKVVESDVQASDLCTRREYARWLVSSSSALSRNLILKVYPAMYIENVTELAFDDITPEDPDFTSIQGLAEAGLISSKLSRRDMLSSLDEDIGSFYFHPDSPLSRQDLVTWKMALEKRQLPEADKKELHQLSGFIDIDRIDPNAFPALVADISAKDQGIVASAFGYTRLFQPDKPVTKGQAAIALATGESAEIVSEELARIEAESVADKAVSAHIALVAEVEKDINANFEKELIMEREKINAVQKMAEEAMQEVERLRAEREEENSALMKQRVAVESEMEVLSKLRHEMEEQLEGLMSNKVKISYEKDMVEKLRKETEEENQAIVRLQYELEVERKALSMARAWAEDEARRVQEHAKVLEEARDRWERQGIKVVVNEDLREEAVADVTWSNVGKKLAIEETVDRADTLTDRLKLMAGQVTGKSKEIINNVISKIQELISAIREWISNIGKRTVEFKDAAFAKTAESVQGLQERAVGVSVTVKEGAKRVADDCRGGVDKFTQRFKT; translated from the exons ATGAGTTTACTAACAACATCAGGAACAAAAACAACATGGTCATATCAGCTTCAGTTCAATTTTAAGTATAAGAAATCGCCATTGTTGTTGCTTAGAGCTCGAACTTTGAGTTTTGATGACCGGTGTCGGCGATGTAAGAGATTATCTGTTCATTGTCTTTCTCAGGATGAGGTTAAGAGTAGCAATCAAGAAGATAAAGATAAAAATGGTGTTGGAGATAGTAAAAATGATAGTTCATGGGTTAATTTGGGTAATGTTGATGCTGATTGGTTTGGTGATTCTGGTGATTCTCAGAAGAAACAAGGGATTGGAG GAATCGTGGGAGTTGGGCTAGCCAGCGTTTTTCTTGTTGCTAGCATTACCGCTGCGGCTTTATCAATTGGCAAGAGAAGCAGTTCAA GGCCGAGACAAACTATGGAGCCATTAACAGAACAGCAAGAACAATTGGTgacttcaggggaagaggttctCTCGAAAGAAGAGAGTACAATTGATGTGAAGTATAACGCCCAAGACGAAGGTGATACCAATCTGGAAACCAATGAGTTTGAGTCAGCTGGCCTTGAAAAATCCACATTAGTCAGTGATGATGCTTCTATTGGAGAACAAATGCAATCTGATTTAAACAATTTGAATACAGTCTCGAACCCACCTGAATCTCCTTTGCCTGATGTATCTTATGAGAGTAACACTGTAGAAAACCTGGATATTGGTCCAGATGTGACTGATTTTAAATCCCTTAGAACAAATGAAGAGCAAGGAACCGTTGAATTGTCCTCAAGTACTACTTTACACGCCGAAGCTGATGATTTTGATAGTTCTAATGCCACAAAGGTTGATTCAACTCCTGTAGAGGAACTTCTACCGGTTGAAAATACCTTAGTTTCTGAACCATTAGTATTTGCTGATTCCGGTGAGAATCATGTCTCTGAAACAGTTGCTTTTGTACCCCAAACCTCTGTTGATAATCAGGATGGTGGAGGCGAGGTTATTGGTAACGAGACTGTCAATGAATCACAATCTCTACAGGATACCTTTACCTCTCGTGGGATTCCTGCACCATCACTACTTTCTGCAGCACTTCAGGTACCTCCTGGAAAGGTTTTAGTCCCTGCGGTCACTGATCAAAGCCAAGCACAAGCGTTGGCTGCATTGCAAGTTTTGAAG GTGGTTGAGAGTGATGTTCAGGCAAGTGACCTCTGTACTCGCCGAGAGTATGCACGTTGGCTAGTTTCTTCTAGTAGTGCTCTTTCACG AAATCTCATCTTGAAGGTGTATCCTGCCATGTACATAGAGAATGTTACTGAACTTGCATTTGATGATATTACACCAGAGGATCCTGATTTCACATCCATTCAAG GTCTGGCGGAAGCTGGTCTTATCTCTAGTAAGCTCTCAAGACGTGATATGCTTTCTTCTCTAGATGAAGATATAGGTTCCTTCTATTTCCATCCTGATAG TCCTCTATCTCGTCAGGACCTTGTTACCTGGAAAATGGCCCTAGAAAAGAGACAGCTACCAGAAGCTGACAAGAAG GAATTGCATCAGCTTTCTGGTTTCATCGACATTGATAGAATTGACCCAAATGCTTTTCCTGCACTTGTGGCTGACATATCTGCAAAAGATCAAGGAATTGTGGCCTCTGCCTTTG GCTACACACGACTTTTTCAGCCAGACAAGCCTGTCACCAAGGGCCAAGCAGCAATTGCTCTTGCAACTGGGGAGTCAGCAGAAATAGTTAGTGAAGAACTTGCTCGTATCGAAGCTGAATCCGTAGCGGACAAAGCGGTTTCTGCTCATATTGCATTGGTAGCTGAAGTTGAAAAGGACATCAATGCAAACTTCGAGAAGGAACTTATAATGGAAAGAGAAAAAATAAACGCTGTACAAAAAATGGCGGAAGAGGCCATGCAAGAAGTGGAAAGGCTTAGAGcagagagagaagaagaaaatAGTGCCTTAATGAAACAACGGGTTGCTGTAGAATCAGAAATGGAAGTACTCTCCAAATTGAGGCATGAGATGGAAGAGCAGTTGGAGGGCCTTATGAGCAACAAGGTTAAGATATCGTATGAGAAGGATATGGTTGAAAAGCTCAGGAAAGAGACTGAAGAAGAGAACCAAGCAATTGTTCGGCTACAATATGAACTCGAGGTTGAGCGAAAGGCTCTTTCCATGGCTCG AGCATGGGCAGAGGATGAAGCCAGAAGAGTTCAAGAGCATGCGAAAGTGCTAGAAGAAGCCCGAGATCGTTGGGAGAGACAGGGCATTAAAGTGGTTGTCAACGAGGACCTTCGTGAGGAAGCCGTTGCTGATGTTACATGGAGCAACGTAGGGAAGAAGCTTGCAATAGAAGAAACAGTCGATAGGGCCGACACTTTGACTGACAGGCTCAAGCTTATGGCTGGTCAAGTAACAGGAAAGTCAAAGGAGATAATAAACAATGTTATCAGTAAAATTCAGGAGCTAATATCAGCCATCAGGGAGTGGATCTCGAACATTGGCAAGAGGACTGTAGAATTTAAAGATGCCGCCTTTGCAAAAACCGCAGAATCTGTACAAGGCCTACAGGAACGAGCAGTTGGTGTTAGTGTGACTGTGAAAGAAGGTGCGAAGCGGGTTGCTGATGATTGCCGAGGTGGTGTTGATAAATTTACTCAGAGGTTCAAGACTTAG
- the LOC141618103 gene encoding histone H3.3-like, producing MARTKQTARKSTVGKVPRKSLALKVTRKSAPTTGGVKKPHRYRPGTVALREIRKYQKSTELLIRKLPFQRLVRELAQNFKTDLRFQSHAVLALQKAAEAYLVGLFEDTNLCAIHAKRVTVMPKDLQLAKRIRGEIA from the coding sequence ATGGCTCGCACGAAGCAAACTGCCCGCAAGTCTACAGTAGGAAAGGTCCCAAGAAAGAGCTTGGCTCTGAAGGTAACACGGAAGTCCGCCCCTACAACTGGTGGTGTGAAGAAGCCTCACAGATACAGACCTGGCACAGTTGCTCTCCGTGAAATTCGTAAGTATCAGAAGAGTACCGAGTTATTGATCAGGAAACTACCCTTTCAGAGATTAGTTCGCGAGCTTGCACAGAATTTCAAGACAGACCTGCGTTTCCAGAGTCACGCTGTCTTAGCTCTCCAGAAAGCGGCTGAGGCTTATCTCGTGGGTTTATTTGAAGACACCAATCTTTGTGCCATTCATGCAAAGCGTGTCACGGTAATGCCAAAGGATCTCCAGCTAGCAAAGAGGATCCGGGGTGAAATTGCTTAA
- the LOC141618106 gene encoding large ribosomal subunit protein eL36x-like translates to MAPKQPNTGLFVGLNKGHIVTKKELAPRPSDRKGKKTKRVDFVRGVIREVAGFAPYEKRITELLKVGKDKRALKVAKRKLGTHKRAKRKREEMSNVLRKMRAAGGADKKK, encoded by the exons ATGGCACCAAAACAGCCGAATACAGGTCTTTTTGTGGGTTTGAACAAGGGTCATATTGTCACTAAGAAGGAATTGGCTCCTCGCCCATCTGATCGCAAAGgg AAAAAAACAAAGAGGGTGGATTTTGTGAGAGGTGTGATAAGGGAGGTTGCTGGTTTTGCCCCATATGAGAAGAGAATAACAGAGTTATTGAAAGTTGGGAAAGACAAACGTGCATTGAAGGTAGCTAAGAGAAAGTTGGGCACCCACAAGAGGGCAAAGAGGAAGCGTGAAGAGATGTCCAATGTTCTGCGCAAGATGAGGGCTGCTGGAGGAGCCGACAAGAAGAAATGA